A single window of Pyrus communis chromosome 10, drPyrComm1.1, whole genome shotgun sequence DNA harbors:
- the LOC137748928 gene encoding transcription factor KUA1-like, translated as MGRKCSHCGNIGHNSRTCANFRGTTSSTSFVGFRLFGVQLHRDHHHHIMMSSSNMNNNSANHHVSMSMKKSFSMECLPTMTSSASSSSPSNSSLSPSRLSMDENICASDKASIGYLSDGLICQAQERKKGVPWTEEEHRTFLIGLEKLGKGDWRGISRNYVTTRTPTQVASHAQKYFLRQASLTKKKRRSSLFDMFGSSNNINMETDDPIPTQCDNIIRNNMAIDSSTVPLLEHSIAAKNLNLDHSQKPQRRSTTTQQRPVWIYGLIDSQMKPNSSSSKASVVPDLELTLAAPTSPNPEQKNKSSPTPAGPLLNLGAISVT; from the exons ATGGGCAGAAAGTGCTCACATTGTGGAAACATAGGCCACAACTCTAGGACCTGCGCAAATTTCAGAGGCACTACTAGTAGTACTAGTTTTGTTGGATTTAGGCTCTTCGGCGTCCAACTTCATcgtgatcatcatcatcatatcaTGATGTCTTCATCTAACATGAACAATAATTCTGCTAATCATCATGTTTCCATGTCCATGAAGAAAAGTTTCAGCATGGAGTGCTTGCCGACGATGACGTCGTCAGCCTCTTCATCTTCCCCATCTAATTCTTCATTGTCTCCTTCAAGACTTTCCATGGATGAAAATATTTGCGCATCAGATAAAGCTTCCATCGGCTATCTCTCTGACGGTCTCATATGCCAAgcccaagaaaggaaaaagg GAGTTCCATGGACGGAAGAGGAGCACCGGACGTTCCTAATCGGACTCGAGAAGTTAGGAAAGGGTGACTGGAGAGGCATCTCTAGGAATTATGTGACCACAAGAACCCCTACCCAAGTTGCGAGTCATGCTCAGAAGTATTTTCTCAGGCAAGCAAGCCTGACCAAAAAGAAGCGACGTTCTAGCCTCTTTGATATG TTTGGAAGCAGCAACAATATAAATATGGAAACTGATGATCCAATTCCTACTCAATGTGACAATATTATTCGTAATAACATGGCCATTGATTCCAGCACAGTGCCTCTGCTTGAACATAGCATTGCAGCGAAAAATCTAAACTTAGATCACAGTCAAAAACCTCAAAGACGTAGTACTACTACTCAGCAGCGGCCGGTTTGGATTTACGGGTTGATCGATTCCCAGATGAAACCGAATTCATCTTCGAGTAAAGCCTCAGTAGTACCGGATCTTGAGCTCACGCTTGCTGCACCAACTAGTCCTAATccagaacaaaaaaataaatcatcCCCAACCCCAGCAGGTCCCCTCCTTAATCTTGGAGCAATTAGTGTCACATAA
- the LOC137746510 gene encoding uncharacterized protein, with translation MEQWVPLFDIFLTSPTPESEASAWLNQSFSASSSSATPITTGSFLSLLMKPLDSIVADDSLPSSSAWPPSTNRVMFIQTLPNMVQSRILSFLGLESQRFCSRDLARLARTVLDGSQQLDFWVQRAARNLLDGMSDSSYEWISGLSLEFEEDEFESLPGCLKDSGAFGELVLPWLPVSPEELNSRTVTGNSENSDESSSQVEEDEDVDMNDVLEEMNIDDPISVHLEPEIQKMAVSLKAQVADFQSTSKTVGLANEIRKLCLDKRGDSLTILGLIEPWLADDETASILLSHLTSGSEEELAWASQVLCSVILPKLLVLEEQASRVLVTATVEYCKLHQRACEYALLFPLILRQDGINNPICDVIARIIKESLHLAHASSFCQKLLCGEKDERRVICLPCHRYLITDKMVWTESLFTLLQSILNHNVHLTQSSVDHIVYQAQQLAEIFSNSLKFGNFLLCLVNKCSPFLKPHKLTLTEVVEQNKTFLARSILGKLAGL, from the exons ATGGAGCAATGGGTCCCACTCTTCGACATCTTCTTGACCTCCCCGACTCCCGAATCCGAAGCTTCTGCGTGGCTAAACCAATCCTTCAGCGCCTCATCGTCATCGGCGACCCCAATCACCACCGGCTCCTTCCTCTCGTTGCTGATGAAACCTCTGGACTCGATAGTCGCCGACGATTCTCTTCCCTCGTCTTCGGCTTGGCCTCCAAGCACAAATAG GGTGATGTTTATACAGACTCTGCCGAACATGGTTCAGTCGCGGATTCTTTCGTTTCTGGGTTTGGAGAGTCAGAGGTTTTGCAGTCGGGACTTGGCGAGGCTGGCTAGGACTGTGTTGGATGGAAGTCAGCAGCTTGATTTTTGGGTTCAGAGGGCTGCACGCAATCTGCTCGATGGAATGTCCGATTCAAGTTATGAGTGGATTAGTGGCTTGAGTTTGGAATTCGAGGAGGATGAATTTGAATCCTTGCCGGGTTGTCTTAAGGATTCCGGGGCTTTTGGTGAGTTGGTTCTACCTTGGCTTCCTGTATCGCCTGAGGAATTGAATTCGAGGACAGTAACTGGTAATTCTGAAAACAGTGATGAGTCGTCGAGTCAAGTTGAAGAGGATGAAGATGTGGATATGAATGATGTTTTGGAGGAAATGAATATTGATGATCCAATTAGTGTTCATCTTGAGCCTGAAATTCAAAAGATGGCAGTTAGTTTGAAAGCACAGGTTGCGGATTTTCAATCAACTTCTAAAACTGTAGGCTTAGCGAATGAAATTCGCAAACTTTGCTTAGACAAGAGAGGAGATTCTTTGACGATTTTGGGTCTGATTGAACCATGGTTAGCTGATGACGAGACTGCTTCAATTCTACTTTCTCATCTAACAAGCGGAAGTGAAGAAGAGCTTGCTTGGGCAAGCCAGGTTCTGTGCTCGGTCATCCTTCCCAAATTGTTGGTACTCGAGGAACAAGCTTCTCGAGTGCTAGTGACTGCAACAGTGGAGTACTGCAAACTCCATCAAAGGGCCTGTGAATATGCACTCTTATTTCCACTGATTCTTCGACAGGATGGCATCAATAATCCCATATGTGATGTGATCGCGAGGATTATCAAGGAAAGTTTGCACCTGGCTCATGCTTCTTCTTTCTGTCAAAAGCTCCTGTGCGGAGAAAAAGATGAGAGGAGAGTCATCTGTCTCCCTTGCCACCGATATCTGATAACCGATAAAATGGTATGGACAGAATCATTGTTTACCCTACTCCAAAGCATTTTGAATCATAATGTTCATTTAACGCAGAGTTCAGTTGATCATATTGTTTACCAGGCTCAGCAATTGGCCGAAATATTTTCGAATTCTCTGAAATTTGGGAACTTTTTGTTATGCTTAGTCAACAAATGTTCTCCGTTCTTGAAGCCTCACAAGCTTACATTGACTGAAGTAGTCGAGCAAAATAAAACCTTTTTAGCCAGATCAATATTAGGAAAATTGGCTGGATTGTAG
- the LOC137748870 gene encoding tetraspanin-2-like: MGVSNRITATLNFIALLCAIPIMSSGIWLASKPDNECIRSFRWPVFILGALMLLVCLAGFIGAYFNKQGLLALYLFCMAALIILLLVLLIFAFTVTRPDGSYAVPGSAYREYRLEGFSKWLRDYVTDSSTWQKIRTCLAESNTCPKLTQQYMSADQFFFAHISPLQSGCCKPPTMCGYNYVNPTLWINPVNPGADLDCLIWNNDQNLLCYNCNSCRAGLLGNLRKEWRRVNVILIVAVVILICVYLVACSAFKNAQTEELFSRNKQGRA; the protein is encoded by the exons ATGGGAGTGAGCAACAGGATAACCGCAACTCTTAACTTCATAGCCCTCCTCTGCGCCATCCCAATAATGTCTTCCGGCATCTGGCTGGCCTCCAAGCCGGACAACGAGTGCATCCGCTCGTTCCGGTGGCCGGTCTTCATCCTCGGCGCCCTCATGCTCCTCGTCTGCCTCGCCGGCTTCATTGGCGCCTATTTCAACAAACAGGGTCTTTTGGCTCTCTACCTTTTCTGCATGGCCGCCCTCATAATCCTCCTCCTTGTCCTGCTCATCTTCGCCTTCACCGTCACGAGGCCGGACGGCAGCTACGCCGTGCCCGGCAGCGCTTACAGGGAGTACCGGCTTGAAGGGTTTTCCAAGTGGCTGAGGGACTATGTTACTGACTCTTCGACTTGGCAGAAAATAAGGACTTGTTTGGCTGAGTCTAATACTTGCCCTAAGCTTACACAGCAGTACATGTCAGCTGATCAGTTCTTCTTTGCTCACATCTCTCCCCTTCAG TCAGGATGTTGTAAACCTCCAACAATGTGTGGATACAACTATGTGAATCCAACACTGTGGATAAACCCAGTGAACCCAGGAGCTGACCTGGACTGCTTGATATGGAACAATGACCAAAACCTCTTGTGCTACAACTGCAATTCCTGCAGGGCTGGACTTTTGGGAAACCTGAGGAAAGAATGGAGGAGGGTCAATGTCATCCTCATTGTGGCTGTGGTGATCCTCATCTGCGTCTATCTCGTCGCCTGTAGCGCATTCAAGAACGCCCAAACGGAGGAACTCTTCAGCCGGAACAAGCAGGGTCGGGCTTAA
- the LOC137748725 gene encoding cytidine deaminase 1-like, which produces MDQPRFVIEASEAESMAKQSNLTVLQLLPSLVKPAQDLARPPISKFHVGAVGYGSSGRIFIGVNLEFPGLPLHYSVHAEQFLITNLSIQSESKLQYIAVSAAPCGHCRQFFQEIRGAQDIQILITSVESGDDNSGLNSFDPLLHLLPHRFGPEDLLGQDVPLLLEQLENGLSFLSEPENLTGDFKLNAELKAAALEAANKSHAPYSGCPSGVAILDSDGKMYKGSYMESAAYNPSMGPAQAAVVAYIVGGGGGYEKIVGAVLVEKDGALVKQEHTARLLFQAISPKVDFRVFHCGSGSNGV; this is translated from the coding sequence ATGGACCAACCCAGATTCGTAATCGAAGCCTCCGAGGCCGAATCAATGGCCAAGCAGTCCAACCTCACCGTCCTCCAGCTCCTTCCCTCCCTCGTCAAGCCCGCCCAGGACCTGGCCCGCCCGCCCATCTCCAAATTCCATGTAGGCGCCGTAGGGTACGGGTCATCGGGTCGGATCTTCATCGGCGTCAACCTCGAGTTCCCTGGTCTCCCCCTCCACTACTCGGTCCACGCCGAGCAGTTCCTCATCACCAACCTCTCAATCCAATCGGAATCCAAGCTCCAATACATCGCCGTTTCCGCTGCCCCCTGCGGCCATTGCCGCCAGTTCTTCCAAGAAATCCGCGGAGCCCAGGATATCCAGATCCTAATTACCTCGGTGGAATCCGGCGACGACAATTCCGGGCTAAACAGTTTCGACCCGCTCCTCCACTTACTCCCCCACCGGTTCGGACCCGAAGATCTCCTGGGACAGGACGTCCCCTTGCTCTTAGAGCAGCTCGAAAACGGTCTGTCGTTTTTAAGCGAACCCGAGAATTTAACCGGCGATTTTAAACTGAATGCGGAGTTAAAAGCCGCGGCTTTAGAGGCCGCGAATAAGTCACACGCGCCGTACAGCGGGTGCCCGTCGGGTGTGGCGATTTTGGACTCCGATGGGAAAATGTACAAAGGGTCGTACATGGAGTCCGCCGCCTATAATCCGAGCATGGGCCCCGCTCAGGCGGCGGTGGTGGCTTACATTGTCGGCGGTGGTGGCGGGTATGAGAAGATTGTGGGAGCGGTTTTGGTGGAGAAAGATGGCGCACTGGTTAAGCAAGAGCACACGGCGAGGTTGCTCTTTCAGGCCATTTCGCCCAAGGTCGATTTTCGGGTTTTCCACTGCGGTTCGGGTTCAAATGGTGTATAA